Proteins from a genomic interval of Choristoneura fumiferana chromosome 12, NRCan_CFum_1, whole genome shotgun sequence:
- the und gene encoding methionyl aminopeptidase und: protein MEHGPAEGIDERTAKERFSSEEKRALDRMHQDIYQEIRQAAEAHRQTRKYIRDWIKPGMTMIQICEELESTARRLIGEDGLKAGLAFPTGCSRNHCAAHYTPNTGDTTVLEYDDVVKIDFGTHINGRIIDCAFTLHFNPRYDPLVKGVQEATEAGIKASGIDARLCDVGAAVQEVMESHEVELDGHVYQVKPIRNLNGHSIGPYRIHAGKTVPIVKGGETTRMEENEFYAIETFGSTGRGQVHDDMDCSHYMKNFDLQQFVPLRLQSSKQLLNLINKNFSTLAFCKRWLERAGASRYAMALKDLCDKGVVDAYPPLCDIKGSYTAQFEHTILLRPTCKEVISRGDDY from the exons ATGGAACATGGGCCAGCCGAGGGTATAGACGAAAGGACTGCCAAGGAGAGGTTCTCCAGTGAAGAAAAACGAGCCCTGGACAGAATGCATCAAGACATTTACCAGGAGATTAGACAGGCTGCTGAGGCCCATAGACAG ACACGGAAATACATCCGTGACTGGATCAAACCGGGCATGACGATGATTCAAATATGCGAGGAGCTGGAGTCGACAGCGAGGCGTCTCATTGGAGAGGATGGTTTGAAGGCAGGACTGGCCTTCCCCACTGGCTGCAGTCGTAATCATTGCGCTGCGCATTATACACCTAACActg GTGACACAACAGTGCTGGAATACGACGATGTCGTCAAGATAGACTTCGGCACGCACATAAACGGGCGTATCATAGACTGCGCGTTCACGCTGCACTTCAATCCGCGCTACGACCCGCTCGTAAAGGGAGTGCAGGAAGCTACGGAGGCCGGCATCAAGGCTTCGGGCATCGACGCCAGGCTGTGCGACGTCGGTGCTGCGGTGCAAGAG gTCATGGAGTCCCATGAAGTCGAATTAGACGGCCACGTGTATCAAGTTAAACCCATCCGCAATCTTAATGGGCATTCTATCGGACCATATA GAATCCACGCCGGCAAAACTGTGCCAATCGTTAAGGGCGGTGAAACTACCCGCATGGAGGAGAACGAGTTCTACGCGATAGAGACCTTCGGGTCCACGGGACGCGGCCAGGTGCACGACGATATGGACTGCTCCCACTATATGAAAAACTTCGATCTTCAGCAGTTCGTGCCTTTAAG GTTGCAATCATCGAAGCAACTGTTAAACTTGATCAACAAGAACTTCAGTACACTGGCTTTCTGCAAGCGTTGGCTGGAGCGCGCGGGCGCCTCCCGCTACGCCATGGCCCTCAAGGACTTGTGCGACAAAGGCGTGGTGGACGCTTACCCACCCCTCTGCGACATCAAGGGCAGTTACACCGCGCAGTTCGAACACACCATCCTACTGAGACCCACTTGCAAGGAGGTTATCTCGCGCGGTGACGATTACTAG